Proteins found in one Neomonachus schauinslandi chromosome 1, ASM220157v2, whole genome shotgun sequence genomic segment:
- the CCDC194 gene encoding coiled-coil domain-containing protein 194, whose amino-acid sequence MAELGPEPGRAWRVLALCGAAVFLAAAAAGAALLAWNLASSTSRGPRCPQPGANATAPPVDLAPELEELRRRLAEATEHEEALVRQLDQAIRVGRELEEALRACQGRQSRLQTQLMTLKTEIEEAKAQGTQMGAENGALTEALARWEAAAMKSARRLDEAQQRARAAEAEAEACAAREAVLRERAKALEAEMGPQRRVPQPRSRSVSRPRPSPRSRSRPGPSGGCRRPARRARG is encoded by the exons ATGGCCGAGCTGGGGCCAGAGCCGGGCCGCGCGTGGAGGGTGCTGGCCCTGTGCGGGGCCGCCGTGTTCCTGGCGGCCGCGGCAGCCGGGGCGGCCCTGCTAGCCTGGAATCTGGCCTCCTCGACCTCCCGGGGACCTCGCTGCCCACAGCCAGGGGCCAACGCCACGGCGCCCCCCGTGGACCTGGCGCCTGAGCTCGAGGAACTGCGGCGACGGCTGGCAGAGGCGACCGAGCACGAGGAGGCTCTGGTCAGACAGCTGGACCAGGCCATCCGAGTCGGTCGGGAGCTGGAGGAGGCACTGAGGGCCTGTCAGGGCCGCCAG AGCCGGCTTCAGACCCAACTGATGACCCTGAAGACTGAGATTGAAGAGGCCAAGGCACAGGGGACCCAGATGGGGGCTGAGAACGGGGCGCTCACAG AAGCCCTGGCGCGCTGGGAGGCGGCGGCCATGAAGTCTGCGCGGAGGTTGGACGAGGCACAGCAGCGCGCACGCGCGGCCGAGGCCGAAGCCGAAGCTTGCGCAGCCAGGGAGGCGGTGCTGCGCGAACGCGC TAAAGCCCTGGAAGCCGAGATGGGCCCCCAGCGCAGAGTGCCGCAACCCCGATCCCGCTCCGTGTCCCGACCCCGACCCAGCCCCCGTTCGCGCTCTCGCCCAGGACCCTCTGGGGGCTGCCGGAGGCCGGCGCGGCGCGCACGAGGGTGA